A single genomic interval of Pomacea canaliculata isolate SZHN2017 linkage group LG5, ASM307304v1, whole genome shotgun sequence harbors:
- the LOC112565239 gene encoding cation-dependent mannose-6-phosphate receptor-like isoform X2 — protein MEDQRAPAVTGELVKRFGSGQTRDVASVFVCVAASRMDNMRARLVVVLVVGVCSIGEVVWGQCTKTGPCTCQTSSGFVDLTPLASSSGNPKYKDQPDALGSGFMFSWNPCTPFDELTDCKQVSGCQVSSDLAQSFMLGTQDSATFENSSGTLQIKYSATQDSKTRSLVIDLICDQKVEDGNLVVQGELLPLTYSMQLTSSHCCIKPASKAEEGLSAGTILLIVFFSLAGVYVTVGFTLQICVRKATGFERIPNSTFWLPIVGFIKDGFKFTFTCGKASYSQI, from the exons ATGGAGGATCAG AGAGCACCTGCAGTGACGGGTGAGCTCGTAAAGCGCTTCGGTTCTGGACAGACGAGGGACGTTGCAAgcgtgtttgtctgtgtggcTGCGAGCAGAATGGACAACATGAGAGCCCGCTTGGTTGTCGTGCTGGTGGTGGGGGTGTGTTCCATAGGGGAAGTGGTTTGGGGCCAGTGCACGAAGACTGGACCTTGCACGTGTCAGACCTCCAGCGGTTTTGTAGACCTCACACCTCTCGCTTCTTCATCGGGCAACCCCAA GTACAAGGACCAACCTGACGCCTTAGGATCTGGCTTCATGTTCTCTTGGAATCCATGTACGCCCTTTGATGAGCTGACTGACTGCAAGCAGGTTTCT GGATGCCAAGTTTCATCCGATTTAGCCCAGTCTTTCATGTTGGGTACCCAAGACTCTGCTACATTCGAAAACAGCTCTGGTACATTGCAGATCAAATATTCTGCTACTCAAGATAGCAAAACAAG GTCGCTAGTTATCGACTTGATCTGTGACCAAAAGGTTGAAGATGGAAACCTGGTGGTTCAGGGGGAGCTACTCCCTTTGACTTAC TCTATGCAGCTGACCAGTTCCCACTGCTGTATCAAACCTGCATCAAAGGCAGAGGAAGGACTATCCGCTGGAACTATTCTTCTTATCGT GTTCTTCTCCCTGGCTGGTGTATACGTTACTGTGGGTTTCACCCTCCAGATCTGTGTCCGGAAAGCCACGGGTTTCGAGAGGATCCCCAACTCCACCTTCTGGTTGCCTATTGTGGGGTTTATTAAG GATGGCTTTAAATTCACTTTTACATGTGGCAAAGCCAGCTACAGCCAAATATGA
- the LOC112564480 gene encoding cation-dependent mannose-6-phosphate receptor-like yields the protein MAGTESFEIGMQDTVTFTSITGSDDVLLTYTSPSPQVVRTTLVTLKCDPTIESNLDVEGEQGYAMYIMTLTSRYCCPGVTNISTSSLSPGTIILIVFVGLALVYVVAGVIVQKTVRKATGREVIPNHDLWFSLPGLIKDGFRFTTSCGRMRYEKI from the exons ATGGCAGGGACTGAGTCTTTTGAAATCGGGATGCAGGATACGGTGACCTTCACTTCAATCACCGGCTCTGATGATGTCTTGCTTACTTACACAAGTCCCTCCCCACAGGTTGTAAG AACCACCTTGGTGACACTGAAGTGTGACCCGACCATCGAAAGCAACCTGGATGTTGAAGGCGAGCAGGGCTATGCCATGTAT ATTATGACACTGACGAGCAGGTATTGTTGCCCTGGTGTGACAAACATCAGCACCTCAAGTTTGTCACCTGGCACTATCATCCTTATTGT TTTCGTGGGGCTGGCGCTGGTGTACGTGGTGGCGGGTGTGATTGTTCAAAAAACTGTCCGCAAGGCAACAGGAAGGGAAGTCATCCCCAACCACGATCTCTGGTTCTCCTTACCTGGACTCATCAAG GATGGCTTCAGATTCACAACATCTTGCGGAAGGATGAGATACGAAAAAATCTGA
- the LOC112565239 gene encoding uncharacterized protein LOC112565239 isoform X1: MSSCAYKRVARQKAGRFVLRDYSLRYNITSRLITMIQRAPAVTGELVKRFGSGQTRDVASVFVCVAASRMDNMRARLVVVLVVGVCSIGEVVWGQCTKTGPCTCQTSSGFVDLTPLASSSGNPKYKDQPDALGSGFMFSWNPCTPFDELTDCKQVSGCQVSSDLAQSFMLGTQDSATFENSSGTLQIKYSATQDSKTRSLVIDLICDQKVEDGNLVVQGELLPLTYSMQLTSSHCCIKPASKAEEGLSAGTILLIVFFSLAGVYVTVGFTLQICVRKATGFERIPNSTFWLPIVGFIKDGFKFTFTCGKASYSQI, encoded by the exons ATGTCTTCATGTGCTTACAAACGTGTCGCGAGGCAAAAAGCAGGTCGTTTTGTGCTTCGTGACTACTCATTAAGATACAACATTACAAGCCGGCTGATAACAATGATTCAGAGAGCACCTGCAGTGACGGGTGAGCTCGTAAAGCGCTTCGGTTCTGGACAGACGAGGGACGTTGCAAgcgtgtttgtctgtgtggcTGCGAGCAGAATGGACAACATGAGAGCCCGCTTGGTTGTCGTGCTGGTGGTGGGGGTGTGTTCCATAGGGGAAGTGGTTTGGGGCCAGTGCACGAAGACTGGACCTTGCACGTGTCAGACCTCCAGCGGTTTTGTAGACCTCACACCTCTCGCTTCTTCATCGGGCAACCCCAA GTACAAGGACCAACCTGACGCCTTAGGATCTGGCTTCATGTTCTCTTGGAATCCATGTACGCCCTTTGATGAGCTGACTGACTGCAAGCAGGTTTCT GGATGCCAAGTTTCATCCGATTTAGCCCAGTCTTTCATGTTGGGTACCCAAGACTCTGCTACATTCGAAAACAGCTCTGGTACATTGCAGATCAAATATTCTGCTACTCAAGATAGCAAAACAAG GTCGCTAGTTATCGACTTGATCTGTGACCAAAAGGTTGAAGATGGAAACCTGGTGGTTCAGGGGGAGCTACTCCCTTTGACTTAC TCTATGCAGCTGACCAGTTCCCACTGCTGTATCAAACCTGCATCAAAGGCAGAGGAAGGACTATCCGCTGGAACTATTCTTCTTATCGT GTTCTTCTCCCTGGCTGGTGTATACGTTACTGTGGGTTTCACCCTCCAGATCTGTGTCCGGAAAGCCACGGGTTTCGAGAGGATCCCCAACTCCACCTTCTGGTTGCCTATTGTGGGGTTTATTAAG GATGGCTTTAAATTCACTTTTACATGTGGCAAAGCCAGCTACAGCCAAATATGA
- the LOC112565239 gene encoding cation-dependent mannose-6-phosphate receptor-like isoform X3, with product MDNMRARLVVVLVVGVCSIGEVVWGQCTKTGPCTCQTSSGFVDLTPLASSSGNPKYKDQPDALGSGFMFSWNPCTPFDELTDCKQVSGCQVSSDLAQSFMLGTQDSATFENSSGTLQIKYSATQDSKTRSLVIDLICDQKVEDGNLVVQGELLPLTYSMQLTSSHCCIKPASKAEEGLSAGTILLIVFFSLAGVYVTVGFTLQICVRKATGFERIPNSTFWLPIVGFIKDGFKFTFTCGKASYSQI from the exons ATGGACAACATGAGAGCCCGCTTGGTTGTCGTGCTGGTGGTGGGGGTGTGTTCCATAGGGGAAGTGGTTTGGGGCCAGTGCACGAAGACTGGACCTTGCACGTGTCAGACCTCCAGCGGTTTTGTAGACCTCACACCTCTCGCTTCTTCATCGGGCAACCCCAA GTACAAGGACCAACCTGACGCCTTAGGATCTGGCTTCATGTTCTCTTGGAATCCATGTACGCCCTTTGATGAGCTGACTGACTGCAAGCAGGTTTCT GGATGCCAAGTTTCATCCGATTTAGCCCAGTCTTTCATGTTGGGTACCCAAGACTCTGCTACATTCGAAAACAGCTCTGGTACATTGCAGATCAAATATTCTGCTACTCAAGATAGCAAAACAAG GTCGCTAGTTATCGACTTGATCTGTGACCAAAAGGTTGAAGATGGAAACCTGGTGGTTCAGGGGGAGCTACTCCCTTTGACTTAC TCTATGCAGCTGACCAGTTCCCACTGCTGTATCAAACCTGCATCAAAGGCAGAGGAAGGACTATCCGCTGGAACTATTCTTCTTATCGT GTTCTTCTCCCTGGCTGGTGTATACGTTACTGTGGGTTTCACCCTCCAGATCTGTGTCCGGAAAGCCACGGGTTTCGAGAGGATCCCCAACTCCACCTTCTGGTTGCCTATTGTGGGGTTTATTAAG GATGGCTTTAAATTCACTTTTACATGTGGCAAAGCCAGCTACAGCCAAATATGA